A single region of the Corallococcus caeni genome encodes:
- a CDS encoding family 2 encapsulin nanocompartment cargo protein terpene cyclase encodes MSKGRQKQPFQLPDFYVPWPARLNPNLEAARAHTKAWSYQMGILGPPRDGTDREVWSERRFDGMDYALLCAYTHPEAPGPELDLITDWYVWVFYFDDHFLEVFKYSRDVKGGQAYLDRLPLFMPLDLSQTPPEPVNPVERALWDLWQRTVPSMSMDWRRRFFENTKHLLDESMWEIENISEARVSNPIEYIEMRRKVGGAPWSSDLVEHAVAAEIPARVVKSRPMRVFKDTFSDAVHLRNDLFSYERELEEGELSNGVLVVEKFLDCDTQRAADLVNDLLTSRLQQFETTFATELPWLFAEYALNPVEQAQVLTYLRGLQDWQSGGHEWHMRSNRYMNQHSEERPALSIPVPSGLGTSALRIPLTPGALGLGPRARSLSHVPRQHVGPTKLPKFYMPYSTYLSPHLDRARKHSKDWARRVGMLEVLPVVGLYVWDDHKFDAADVALCGALIHPDATPEQLDLTACWLVWGTYADDYFPMLYANTRDMAGAKVFNARLGQFMPDDVEAANAAVPTNPVELGLADLWKRTAGPLSPRGRKLFRKAIQDMTDSWVWELNNQLINRVPDPVDYVEMRRKTFGSDLTMSLSRLSKGDAVPEDVFNTRTLRGLENSAADYACFVNDLFSYQKEIEFEGELNNCVLVVQKFLGVDKDEAVSVVNALMTARMKQFQHLVAKELPVVIRAFDLDAKAQEKLHKYVEQLQQWMAGIPRWHAGVTRYTEDELRHDAAPKLKAGNRSGLGMSAARVAELFRAGKP; translated from the coding sequence ATGTCCAAGGGGCGACAGAAGCAACCGTTCCAGCTGCCGGATTTCTATGTGCCCTGGCCGGCGCGGCTGAACCCGAACCTGGAAGCGGCCCGCGCGCACACCAAGGCGTGGTCGTACCAGATGGGCATCCTGGGGCCGCCTCGGGACGGCACGGACCGCGAGGTCTGGTCCGAGCGCCGCTTCGACGGCATGGACTACGCGCTGCTCTGTGCGTACACGCACCCGGAGGCGCCGGGCCCGGAGCTGGACCTCATCACGGACTGGTACGTCTGGGTCTTCTACTTCGACGACCACTTCCTGGAGGTCTTCAAGTACTCGCGCGACGTGAAGGGCGGGCAGGCCTACCTGGACCGGCTGCCGCTGTTCATGCCGCTGGACCTGTCCCAGACGCCGCCGGAGCCCGTCAACCCGGTGGAGCGCGCCCTCTGGGACCTGTGGCAGCGCACCGTGCCCTCCATGTCCATGGACTGGCGCCGCCGCTTCTTCGAGAACACCAAGCACCTGCTCGATGAGTCGATGTGGGAGATCGAGAACATCAGCGAGGCGCGCGTCTCCAACCCCATCGAGTACATCGAGATGCGCCGCAAGGTGGGCGGCGCGCCCTGGTCGTCGGACCTGGTGGAGCACGCCGTGGCCGCGGAGATTCCGGCGCGCGTCGTGAAGAGCCGCCCGATGCGCGTCTTCAAGGACACGTTCTCCGACGCGGTGCACCTGCGCAACGACCTGTTCTCCTACGAGCGCGAGCTGGAGGAGGGCGAGCTCTCCAACGGCGTGCTGGTGGTGGAGAAGTTCCTCGACTGCGACACCCAGCGCGCGGCGGACCTGGTCAACGACCTGCTCACGTCGCGGCTCCAGCAGTTCGAGACCACCTTCGCCACGGAGCTGCCGTGGCTCTTCGCGGAGTACGCCCTTAACCCGGTGGAGCAGGCGCAGGTGCTCACCTACCTGCGGGGCCTGCAAGACTGGCAGTCCGGCGGCCACGAGTGGCACATGCGCTCCAACCGCTACATGAACCAGCACTCGGAGGAGCGCCCGGCGCTGTCCATCCCCGTGCCCTCCGGCCTGGGGACCTCCGCGCTGCGCATCCCGCTGACGCCCGGCGCGCTGGGGCTGGGGCCCCGTGCCCGGTCCCTGAGCCACGTGCCCCGCCAGCACGTGGGCCCCACGAAGCTGCCGAAGTTCTACATGCCGTACAGCACGTACCTGAGTCCGCACCTGGACCGCGCGCGCAAGCACTCCAAGGACTGGGCGCGGCGGGTGGGCATGCTGGAGGTGCTGCCCGTCGTGGGGCTCTACGTCTGGGATGACCACAAGTTCGACGCGGCGGACGTGGCCCTCTGCGGCGCGCTCATCCACCCGGACGCGACGCCGGAGCAACTGGACCTGACGGCGTGCTGGCTCGTGTGGGGCACCTACGCGGACGACTACTTCCCCATGCTCTACGCGAACACGCGGGACATGGCGGGCGCGAAGGTGTTCAACGCGCGGCTGGGCCAGTTCATGCCGGACGACGTGGAGGCCGCCAACGCCGCGGTGCCCACCAACCCGGTGGAGCTGGGCCTGGCGGACCTGTGGAAGCGCACGGCGGGCCCGCTGTCGCCGCGCGGCCGCAAGCTGTTCCGCAAGGCCATCCAGGACATGACGGACAGCTGGGTGTGGGAGCTGAACAACCAGCTCATCAACCGCGTGCCGGACCCCGTGGACTACGTGGAGATGCGCCGCAAGACGTTCGGCTCGGACCTCACCATGAGCCTGTCGCGCCTCTCCAAGGGCGACGCGGTGCCGGAGGACGTCTTCAACACCCGCACGCTGCGCGGGCTGGAGAACTCCGCCGCGGACTACGCGTGCTTCGTCAACGACCTCTTCTCCTACCAGAAGGAGATTGAGTTCGAGGGCGAGCTCAACAACTGCGTCCTGGTGGTCCAGAAGTTCCTGGGCGTGGACAAGGACGAGGCCGTGAGCGTGGTCAACGCGCTGATGACCGCGCGCATGAAGCAGTTCCAGCACCTGGTGGCCAAGGAGCTGCCGGTGGTCATCCGCGCCTTCGACCTGGACGCGAAGGCCCAGGAGAAGCTGCACAAGTACGTGGAGCAGCTCCAGCAGTGGATGGCGGGCATCCCCCGGTGGCACGCGGGGGTGACGCGCTACACGGAAGACGAGCTGCGCCACGACGCGGCGCCGAAGCTCAAGGCCGGGAACCGCTCCGGCCTGGGCATGTCCGCGGCCCGCGTCGCCGAGCTGTTCCGCGCCGGCAAGCCCTGA
- a CDS encoding family 2B encapsulin nanocompartment shell protein — MSNDLKKFDDNNQSLGTQAARQLATTTKSEPQMQGISSRWLLKLLPWVQVSGGTYRVNRRMTYAVGDGRVTFTSTGAKVQVIPQELGELPLLRGYEDVDALTALANRFVQKEYKAGEVITEAGKEADSIVLIAHGKVNRIGTGKYGEPLVLETLADGDHYSYQALLESQDYWQFTAKAVTPVIALILQQSAFEAVVAQVPSLQKHIEDFKARSRKKQDTSGQKAIELAAGHHGEPVLPGTYVDYETHPREYELAVAQTVLQIHTRVADLFNDPMNQTQQQLRLTVEALKERKEHELINNREFGLLHNADLKQRIHTRSGAPTPDDMDELLATVWKEPSFFLAHPRAIAAFGQECNKRGIYPTSIDMNGNMIPAWRGIPIVSCNKLPISESRTTSIMLMRVGEKNQGVVGLHQAGIPDEIEPSLNVRFMGINEKAIMNYLVTAYFSAAVLTPDALGILESVELGRS, encoded by the coding sequence ATGTCCAATGACCTGAAGAAGTTCGACGACAACAACCAGAGCCTTGGAACGCAGGCGGCGCGCCAGCTGGCGACGACGACCAAGTCCGAGCCGCAGATGCAGGGCATCTCCTCGCGGTGGCTGCTCAAGCTGCTGCCGTGGGTGCAGGTGTCCGGCGGCACGTACCGCGTCAACCGCCGCATGACCTACGCGGTGGGCGACGGCCGCGTCACCTTCACCAGCACCGGCGCCAAGGTGCAGGTGATTCCCCAGGAGCTGGGCGAGCTGCCCCTGCTGCGCGGCTACGAGGACGTGGACGCGCTCACCGCGCTGGCCAACCGCTTCGTGCAGAAGGAGTACAAGGCCGGTGAGGTCATCACCGAGGCCGGCAAGGAAGCGGACTCCATCGTCCTCATCGCCCACGGCAAGGTGAACCGCATCGGCACCGGCAAGTACGGCGAGCCGCTGGTGCTGGAGACGCTGGCGGACGGCGACCACTACAGCTACCAGGCGCTGCTGGAGTCGCAGGACTACTGGCAGTTCACGGCGAAGGCCGTCACGCCCGTCATCGCGCTCATCCTCCAGCAGTCCGCCTTCGAGGCGGTGGTGGCGCAGGTGCCGTCGCTGCAGAAGCACATCGAAGACTTCAAGGCCCGCTCCCGGAAGAAGCAGGACACCTCCGGCCAGAAGGCCATCGAGCTGGCCGCCGGCCACCACGGCGAGCCCGTGCTGCCCGGCACCTACGTGGACTACGAGACGCACCCGCGCGAGTACGAGCTGGCCGTCGCGCAGACCGTGCTGCAGATCCACACGCGCGTCGCGGACCTCTTCAACGACCCCATGAACCAGACGCAGCAGCAGCTGCGGCTGACGGTGGAGGCGCTGAAGGAGCGCAAGGAGCACGAGCTCATCAACAACCGCGAGTTCGGCCTGCTGCACAACGCGGACCTGAAGCAGCGCATCCACACCCGCTCCGGCGCCCCGACGCCGGACGACATGGACGAGCTCCTGGCCACGGTGTGGAAGGAGCCGTCGTTCTTCCTGGCCCACCCGCGCGCCATCGCCGCGTTCGGGCAGGAGTGCAACAAGCGCGGCATCTACCCCACCAGCATCGACATGAACGGGAACATGATCCCCGCGTGGCGCGGCATCCCCATCGTGTCCTGCAACAAGCTGCCCATCAGCGAGTCGCGCACCACGTCCATCATGCTGATGCGCGTGGGTGAGAAGAACCAGGGCGTCGTCGGCCTGCACCAGGCGGGCATCCCGGATGAGATCGAGCCCAGCCTCAACGTCCGGTTCATGGGCATCAACGAGAAGGCCATCATGAACTACCTGGTGACGGCGTACTTCTCCGCGGCGGTGCTCACCCCGGACGCGCTCGGCATCCTGGAGAGCGTGGAGCTGGGCCGCTCGTAG